The proteins below come from a single Papaver somniferum cultivar HN1 chromosome 11, ASM357369v1, whole genome shotgun sequence genomic window:
- the LOC113321734 gene encoding trafficking protein particle complex subunit 8-like — translation MMDPANSYLGKMLLEEITPVVMVLRTQTVEESCLKNGFNLVQMLNPFCVFNNIDVPVRTASDQPYRLQKFKFRLYYALDIRQPNKEAINDHLKQVIINANEKDATDLCSDPPQLGNILAVAKMESLPSWFQAFNKELILAPAFSEHEAFDHPVACLVVVSSKDEQPVNKLIDLFNTNQLPSLLNDGAMDPKILKHYLLVHDNQDGSSEKAMNLLTEMKSAFGTNDCSLLCINSGQDGLRDQQDSPWFPYETDSPLALNSEDINEMKELMQDLSSKHIIPHMEQKIRLLNQQVSATRKGFRNQIKNLWWRKGKEETPDAPSGGMYTFSSIESQIRVLGDYAFMLRDYELALSNYRLLSTDYKLDKAWKRFAGVQEMQALTYFMLDQSRKDAEYCMESAFNTYSKLGSSGQRNATRCGLWWTEMLKCRDIYKEAAGVYFRISNEEPSLHAAVMLEQASYCYLMSNPPMLRKYGFHLVLAGNRYNISDQRKHAIRAYRGALSVYKGDTWKYINDHVHFHMGKWYAFLELFDVAMKHMLEILACSHQSIVTQELFLRDFLQIVQKMGKTFEVFKLQLPAINLPSLKVIFEDHRTFASPTAVNVKESLWRSLEEDMVPSIPTMRFNWLESQPKYSKKHKDSNICVAGEAITVEIEFRNPLQIPISVSGLSLICQSEEETTMTGDESVSDTGLHLASASQDELELQKLKGSWEKNVGSSSFILSEVDFSLGGRETTPIQLTITPRVEGILNIVGVRWKFSDSVVGYHNFDSAQVKKKSVKGRKAKPSSSNNLKFTVIKALPKLEGCIQHIPKRTYAGELHRLVLELRNTSEFPVKNLKMKINRPRCLIPGYREDMNAEFPACLHKQKNSASRELYSVEGSDGLVFQFPEDVTVGGHQILSWPLWLQLGDPGSISLFISIYYEMEDISSVMKFRTLRMHYDLEALPSLDVSVKISPCPSRLQEFLVRMDIVNKTSSETYHLRQLSSIGHQWKILPLSSDGPICPSQALVANQALSCFFKLEDCSKLTNDETLSTHSSVGGTDVRLVVDGSEAMFDMSGTPIAAFHHHDRLHQEKSNQGNPSIANFILISQLQESITGPSSSSRLFSHHLYSRSIASTSPVWWLMDGPRALNHDFSISFCEIELFLTIHNSSDSGASIRVNTVDTSTGGQLRDSVAAPPSPASTGLQVGWHSIALTDDSKDSPNNTIGTQVTKSSSDGGAPFIWSASSSNRLELGPFSTVKVPLRVCLFSPGTYDLSSYTINWSLQVSGDERISGEKTSQSSGTSRGNPYYLTVLQSPQ, via the exons ATGATGGATCCAGCAAATTCGTATTTGGGGAAAATGTTACTAGAAGAAATTACACCTGTAGTGATGGTTCTTAGAACCCAAACTGTTGAAGAATCTTGTCTTAAGAATGGCTTCAATTTGGTTCAGATGCTGAATCCTTTTTGTGTATTCAACAATATTGATG TGCCTGTAAGGACTGCCAGTGATCAACCATATAGGTTGCAGAAGTTCAAGTTTCGATTGTATTACGCTTTGGATATCCGTCAACCTAATAAAGAG GCCATAAACGACCATCTAAAACAGGTAATTATTAATGCCAATGAGAAAGATGCCACTGATTTGTGCTCAGATCCACCTCAACTAGGAAACATACTTGCAG TTGCTAAAATGGAATCCCTGCCTTCATGGTTTCAAGCCTTCAATAAAGAGCTTATACTCGCCCCAGCATTTTCGGAACACGAAGCCTTTGATCACCCTGTGGCAT GTCTTGTGGTCGTCTCCTCTAAAGATGAACAACCTGTTAACAAACTTATTGATCTTTTTAACACCAACCAGCTGCCCTCTCTTCTAAATGATGGCGCAATGGATCCGAAGATCTTAAAGCACTATCTGTTAGTCCATGACAATCAAGATGGCTCCTCAGAGAA GGCTATGAATTTGTTAACAGAAATGAAGAGTGCATTTGGCACAAATGACTGTAGCTTATTGTGCATTAACTCTGGTCAAGATGGACTCAGAGACCAGCAGGATAGCCCATGGTTTCCTTAT GAAACTGATTCTCCACTCGCTCTGAACTCCGAGGATATTAATGAG ATGAAGGAACTCATGCAAGATTTATCTTCCAAACACATCATTCCTCACATGGAGCAAAAAATACGTTTGCTTAATCAACAG GTTTCTGCAACTCGTAAGGGCTTTAGGAATCAAATAAAGAATCTGTGGTGgagaaaaggcaaagaagaaacaCCAGATGCTCCCAGCGGCGGCAT GTACACCTTTAGCTCCATCGAGTctcaaattagagttttgggtgatTATGCCTTCATGTTGAGAGATTATGAACTTGCTTTGTCGAATTATCGGCTGCTCTCTACAGATTACAAGCTTGACAAGGCCTGGAAACGTTTTGCAGGCGTACAG GAAATGCAAGCACTTACCTATTTTATGTTGGATCAATCAAGAAAGGACGCAGAGTATTGCATGGAAAGTGCTTTCAATACTTACTCG aaacttggatcatctggtcaaCGAAATGCTACGAGGTGTGGTCTCTGGTGGACAGAAATGCTCAAGTGCAGGGATATATACAAAGAGGCAGCTGGTGTTTACTTTCGGATTTCTAATGAG GAGCCTTCACTACATGCAGCTGTAATGCTTGAGCAGGCATCTTACTGCTACTTGATGTCTAATCCACCCATGTTACGCAAGTATGGATTTCATCTCGTACTTGCGGGTAACCGTTACAATATATCTGATCAG CGGAAACATGCAATTCGGGCATATAGAGGGGCACTTTCTGTTTACAAAGGAGACACTTGGAAGTACATAAATGATCATGTTCATTTTCATATGGGGAA GTGGTACGCTTTTCTTGAGTTATTTGATGTTGCAATGAAACATATGTTAGAAATCCTGGCATGTAGTCACCAGTCTATCGTTACCCAAGAGTTATTTCTAAGAGACTTTCTTCAAATTGTTCAG AAAATGGGGAAGACATTTGAGGTATTCAAACTTCAGTTGCCCGCCATCAACCTGCCATCTCTGAAAGTAATTTTTGAAGATCATCGAACTTTTGCTTCACCTACTGCT GTTAATGTTAAAGAAAGTTTGTGGCGGTCACTGGAGGAGGATATGGTTCCTTCAATACCCACCATGCGGTTTAATTGGCTGGAATCGCAACCTAAGTACTCAAAGAAACATAAAGATTCTAATATCTGTGTAGCTGGAG AAGCCATAACCGTTGAAATTGAATTCAGAAACCCTCTTCAAATTCCAATCTCTGTTTCTGGTCTTTCTCTCATATGTCAGTCAGAAGAAGAGACGACAATGACTG GTGATGAATCTGTCAGTGATACCGGACTTCATTTGGCATCTGCATCGCAGGATGAGCTGGAACTCCAAAAGTTGAAAGGCAGTTG GGAGAAAAATGTTGGAAGTTCTTCGTTTATATTATCGGAGGTCGACTTTTCTCTTGGAGGACGTGAGACAACTCCG ATCCAATTGACTATCACACCCAGAGTGGAAGGTATTCTAAACATTGTCGGTGTCAGATGGAAATTTTCAGATTCTGTAGTTGGTTATCATAATTTTGATTCTGCTCAAGTAAAGAAGAAAAGTGTTAAGGGAAGAAAAGCTAAGCCATCTTCAAGCAATAATCTGAAGTTTACAGTGATCAAG GCTCTGCCAAAGCTGGAGGGTTGCATCCAGCATATACCGAAAAGAACATATGCTGGGGAGTTGCATCGTCTTGTTTTGGAGTTGAGGAACACATCAGAATTTCCTGTCAAG AATCTTAAGATGAAGATCAATCGACCAAGATGTTTAATTCCAGGTTATCGCGAAGATATGAATGCAGAATTTCCTGCTTGTCTACATAAACAGAAAAACTCGGCCAGCAGAGAGTTGTACTCAGTTGAGGGGTCCGATGGCCTTGTGTTTCAATTTCCAGAG GATGTGACAGTAGGAGGACACCAGATATTATCATGGCCTCTTTGGTTGCAACTGGGAGATCCCGGAAGCATCTCATTGTTTATATCAATATACTATGAAATGGAAGATATATCAAGTGTGATGAAATTTCGTACTCTTCGAATGCATTATGATCTGGAG GCCTTACCATCATTGGATGTGTCGGTCAAGATCAGCCCGTGTCCTTCAAGATTGCAGGAATTCCTTGTGCGCATGGATATTGTGAACAAAACCAGTTCTGAGACTTACCATCTTCGACAGTTGTCGTCCATTGGACACCAGTGGAAAATCTTACCACTCTCATCTGATGGTCCAATTTGTCCCTCACAAGCATTAGTTGCTAATCAAGCATTATCATGCTTCTTTAAACTTGAG GACTGCAGTAAATTAACCAATGATGAAACATTATCGACTCACAGCTCTGTCGGTGGAACTGATGTACGATTGGTTGTGGACGGCAGTGAAGCAATGTTTGATATGTCTGGTACACCTATAGCAGCTTTTCACCATCATGACAGGTTGCACCAGGAAAAGTCAAATCAG GGAAATCCAAGCATTGCAAACTTTATATTAATCTCTCAGCTTCAAGAATCAATAACTGGCCCATCAAGTTCCTCACGTCTGTTTTCTCATCATCTATACAGCCGCAG tATTGCAAGCACAAGCCCTGTGTGGTGGCTGATGGATGGGCCACGAGCTTTGAATCACGACTTCTCAATCTCTTTCTGTGAGATTGAACTTTTCCTGACAATCCACAACTCATCAGATTCTGGTGCTTCTATTCGAGTTAATACAGTCGATACCAGTACTGGTGGTCAGTTGCGTGATTCTGTTGCTGCGCCTCCATCACCAGCCTCAACTGGACTCCAAGTAGGATGGCACAGTATAGCATTGACAGATGATTCCAAAGATTCACCCAACAACACCATTGGAACACAAGTTACAAAGTCATCATCTGATGGTGGTGCTCCTTTTATTTGGTCAGCATCTAGTTCTAACCGGTTAGAACTTGGTCCATTTTCTACGGTTAAAGTTCCTCTGCGGGTTTGTTTGTTCTCTCCTGGGACTTACGATCTGTCAAGCTATACTATAAATTGGAGCCTTCAAGTATCTGGTGATGAACGGATTTCTGGAGAAAAAACAAGTCAATCTTCAGGAACAAGTCGAGGAAATCCTTATTATCTCACGGTGCTTCAATCCCCGCAATGA